The following proteins come from a genomic window of Spongiibacter tropicus DSM 19543:
- the rimO gene encoding 30S ribosomal protein S12 methylthiotransferase RimO, whose product MTTSDKAPQAPSPKVGFVSLGCPKALVDSERILTQLRMEGYEVVPSYDDADVVVVNTCGFIDSAKQESLDAIGEAISENGKVIVTGCMGKGNDAEVIRSAFPEVLGVSGPAAYDEVVSSVHEWAPPVGKHDPFVDLVPPQGIKLTPRHYGYLKISEGCNHRCSFCIIPAMRGDLVSRPISDVVDEAKRMVAAGTRELLIISQDTSAYGVDTKYKLDFVDGRALETRMQDLAVALGELGVWVRLHYVYPYPHVDKVIPLMAEGKILPYLDIPFQHASPRILKLMKRPGNQEKTLERIKAWREICPDLVIRSTFIVGFPGETEEDFQMLLDWLEEAQLDRVGCFQYSPVEGATANELPDPVPEDIKQQRWERFMEVQQRISAAKLQQRIGQQLEVLIDSVDEEGAIGRCYADAPEIDGKVYLDGITDLQPGDALIATIVDADDYDLWAVPVEE is encoded by the coding sequence ATGACCACGTCAGACAAGGCCCCGCAAGCCCCTTCGCCCAAAGTTGGATTTGTCAGCCTGGGCTGCCCCAAAGCCCTGGTGGACTCCGAGCGCATCCTCACGCAACTGCGTATGGAGGGCTACGAGGTGGTGCCCAGCTACGACGACGCCGACGTGGTGGTGGTCAACACCTGCGGCTTTATCGACAGCGCCAAGCAGGAATCGCTGGACGCCATCGGCGAGGCGATCAGCGAAAACGGCAAGGTCATCGTGACCGGCTGTATGGGCAAGGGCAACGATGCTGAGGTGATCAGGTCGGCCTTTCCCGAGGTATTGGGCGTCAGCGGACCAGCGGCCTATGACGAGGTAGTCAGCTCGGTCCACGAGTGGGCACCCCCGGTAGGCAAGCACGATCCCTTTGTCGATCTGGTGCCGCCGCAGGGCATCAAACTCACCCCGCGCCACTACGGTTACCTGAAAATTTCTGAAGGCTGCAACCACCGCTGCAGTTTCTGCATCATTCCCGCCATGCGTGGCGATCTGGTCAGCCGCCCGATCAGCGATGTGGTGGACGAAGCCAAGCGCATGGTGGCGGCCGGTACGCGCGAGCTGCTGATTATCTCGCAAGACACCAGCGCCTACGGGGTCGACACCAAATACAAGCTGGACTTTGTTGACGGTCGCGCACTGGAAACCCGCATGCAGGATCTGGCGGTCGCACTGGGCGAACTCGGCGTGTGGGTGCGCCTGCACTACGTGTATCCCTATCCCCATGTCGACAAGGTCATTCCGCTGATGGCCGAGGGCAAAATTCTGCCCTACCTCGACATTCCGTTTCAGCACGCCAGCCCGCGTATCCTCAAATTGATGAAGCGCCCCGGCAATCAGGAAAAAACCCTGGAGCGCATCAAGGCCTGGCGGGAAATCTGTCCCGATCTGGTTATTCGCTCCACCTTTATCGTCGGCTTCCCCGGTGAAACCGAGGAAGACTTTCAAATGCTGCTGGACTGGCTGGAAGAAGCCCAGCTCGACCGCGTCGGCTGCTTCCAGTATTCGCCGGTGGAAGGCGCTACCGCCAATGAGCTGCCCGATCCCGTGCCCGAGGACATCAAGCAGCAGCGCTGGGAACGCTTTATGGAAGTGCAGCAGCGCATCTCGGCGGCAAAACTCCAGCAGCGCATTGGTCAGCAACTGGAAGTGTTGATCGACAGCGTCGACGAAGAAGGCGCCATTGGCCGCTGCTACGCCGATGCGCCCGAAATCGATGGCAAGGTGTATCTGGACGGCATTACCGATCTGCAACCGGGCGATGCCTTGATTGCCACCATTGTTGATGCCGACGACTACGACCTCTGGGCCGTGCCCGTCGAGGAATAG
- a CDS encoding 16S rRNA (uracil(1498)-N(3))-methyltransferase encodes MNLILLRPDDYLDPQRVSLSDARAEQIRQVHRAQAGDSVRVGDLGGLMGSAIIEQLDEHAVTLRVALDRQPPAKLPVTLVLALPRPKMARRICRTIAELGVRELILINSYRVEKSYWSSPLLSEDRIQDYFIEGLQQSMDTVLPTLCIEKYFKPFVEDRLPALASNTRALVAHPRSDAPCPRDIRDDSLLAIGPEGGFIPYELEKLEEAGLQAVTLGERILKVETAVPVLLSRLFS; translated from the coding sequence GTGAACCTGATTCTGCTCCGCCCCGACGACTATCTCGATCCGCAGCGGGTAAGCTTGAGCGATGCCCGCGCCGAGCAGATTCGTCAGGTGCATCGTGCCCAAGCCGGCGATTCGGTGCGCGTCGGCGACCTCGGCGGCCTGATGGGCAGCGCAATCATCGAACAGCTCGACGAGCATGCCGTTACCCTACGTGTAGCGCTCGACCGCCAGCCACCGGCCAAACTGCCCGTCACGCTGGTGCTCGCCCTGCCCCGCCCCAAAATGGCCCGGCGCATTTGCCGTACAATTGCCGAGCTCGGCGTACGCGAACTGATTCTGATCAACAGCTACCGGGTGGAAAAAAGCTACTGGTCCAGCCCGTTGCTGAGCGAGGACCGCATTCAGGACTATTTCATCGAAGGCTTGCAGCAATCGATGGACACCGTGTTGCCGACGTTGTGCATTGAAAAATACTTCAAACCCTTTGTGGAAGACCGCCTGCCCGCGCTGGCCAGCAACACGCGCGCACTGGTCGCCCACCCGCGCAGCGACGCGCCCTGCCCTCGCGATATCCGCGACGACAGCCTGCTCGCCATCGGTCCCGAAGGCGGCTTCATTCCCTACGAACTGGAAAAACTCGAAGAAGCTGGCTTACAAGCCGTCACCCTCGGCGAGCGGATTCTGAAAGTGGAAACGGCCGTGCCGGTGTTGTTGAGTCGATTGTTTTCCTGA
- a CDS encoding LysE family translocator codes for MSLASIVALSLAMLALAALPSSSVLLVTVCSLRGGFRQGAAATLGIVLADCLFVLMAVLGMAALAQQLGAVFAVIKVAAGLYLIFLGWQFWRGRHRPINSRVSRSTSLPGSVLAGLLLTLADIKAIVFYASLLPLFMDMQTLVAADIGLVLLITVLSVGGVKLAYAALAPQLQSRLSSSVSAKGRAVVGVGLMAAGGGLLVKP; via the coding sequence ATGAGTCTGGCCAGTATTGTGGCGTTGAGCCTCGCCATGCTGGCGCTGGCGGCGCTGCCCAGCAGCAGTGTGCTGCTGGTGACGGTGTGCAGCCTGCGCGGCGGCTTTCGGCAGGGTGCCGCAGCCACGTTAGGGATTGTGCTGGCCGACTGCCTGTTTGTGCTGATGGCCGTGCTGGGCATGGCCGCCCTTGCTCAGCAGTTGGGGGCGGTTTTTGCGGTCATCAAAGTGGCGGCAGGGCTGTATCTGATTTTTTTGGGCTGGCAGTTCTGGCGCGGTCGTCATCGTCCCATTAACAGCCGTGTTAGCCGCTCGACATCGCTGCCGGGCAGTGTCCTTGCGGGATTGCTGTTAACCCTGGCGGATATCAAGGCCATCGTGTTTTACGCCAGCCTGCTGCCGCTGTTTATGGATATGCAGACGCTGGTTGCCGCCGATATAGGGTTGGTTCTGTTGATTACCGTATTGAGTGTTGGCGGCGTCAAACTGGCCTATGCGGCGCTGGCGCCTCAGCTACAGTCGCGGCTTTCATCATCCGTTTCTGCAAAGGGACGTGCGGTGGTTGGTGTGGGGCTGATGGCGGCAGGCGGCGGATTACTGGTGAAACCCTGA
- a CDS encoding TonB-dependent receptor: MKRLLIGLWLGAAGTNYAAYAEPRQLEEVLVTAQKKTESLQDTPIALDAFGEQALEREGIGNVGDLANNVPAMTIQPFPINTTTLRIYIRGIGLIDAQITQDPPVGVYVDGAYIARSAALTTELADLTRIEVLRGPQGTLYGRNSTAGAVNLITRQPDVDRVQLKQAFTVGDRDLFSSKTMINVPVVEGLAAKLAYLNKRVDGYIENTGQGGDFGDTDTEGYRLDIGWDISDTVRLDYAYDRAEVTNTNLVYSHTRPSDPIPNPGLDQGILFTNLINAGARQFFDFNTSGNRPDRIFSATPFEEAKNRISGHQLSLSWQLDDTTTLKYLYAERELYDKTPTILATGASTDGYRLDNSPVFSFPVAAVAGDSAVCSPCIGRSVQYGEVHPVVDQEQFSHELQLSGDLFGGQLSYITGLYYFEERAQQGRGQIGHLLSAPLGSMAEQNSTGNRIEVLTQARFDIENTAAAVFAQLTWRPPILDERLSLTLGARHSEDNRKADALRRQITFLVVPGDLDNTDRDDGDIGTQLSDDFYDVSGDKDFKDDSFAFIAEYEAADDINLYFKVSEAYKSGGFNTREQVTPEGAQRFANGFDEEKVTAYELGIKSRFFDNRLQINADVFQQDFVDQQLNFSVPNTTSDTTVANAGESTLKGFEMDATWLASEQLLLILNYAYLSASIEPSRNPLSGELDDGFVFDSAPRHAYTAAAEWTLWRSLQWGEVVANATYAFTDERNGGGVREFATFDADRMDDFAVLNARLGWYDIPLMGGVLDLALWSKNLLDEEYSISNVHNLPQAGRSVMFGEPRSYGADLIYRWDS; this comes from the coding sequence ATGAAACGACTACTGATCGGGCTGTGGCTGGGCGCCGCCGGCACAAACTACGCTGCATATGCGGAGCCTCGCCAACTGGAGGAGGTTCTGGTAACGGCGCAGAAGAAAACGGAGAGCCTTCAGGATACGCCGATCGCCCTGGATGCGTTCGGTGAACAGGCACTGGAGCGCGAGGGCATCGGCAACGTGGGCGATCTCGCCAACAATGTGCCGGCGATGACCATTCAGCCGTTCCCCATTAATACCACGACGCTGCGTATTTATATTCGCGGCATTGGCCTGATTGACGCGCAGATTACGCAGGACCCTCCGGTGGGGGTATATGTCGACGGCGCCTATATCGCGCGCTCTGCTGCGCTGACGACAGAGCTGGCGGATTTAACGCGTATTGAAGTTTTGCGGGGGCCACAGGGCACCCTGTACGGACGCAACTCGACGGCGGGGGCGGTCAATCTCATTACGCGGCAGCCGGATGTTGATAGGGTGCAGTTGAAACAGGCTTTTACGGTCGGTGATCGCGATCTGTTCAGTAGTAAAACAATGATCAATGTCCCCGTGGTCGAGGGCTTGGCTGCCAAGCTGGCGTATCTCAATAAGCGCGTCGATGGGTATATCGAGAATACCGGGCAGGGTGGTGATTTTGGCGACACCGATACCGAAGGGTATCGACTGGATATCGGTTGGGATATTTCGGATACGGTCCGCCTGGACTACGCTTATGACCGGGCCGAGGTGACGAATACGAATCTGGTGTATTCACACACCCGTCCGTCGGATCCGATCCCGAATCCGGGGCTGGATCAGGGAATTCTCTTTACCAACCTTATCAATGCCGGGGCGAGGCAGTTCTTCGATTTCAATACCTCGGGCAACCGCCCTGACCGTATTTTTTCGGCGACCCCCTTTGAAGAGGCGAAGAACCGTATCTCCGGTCACCAGTTGAGCCTGTCCTGGCAGCTTGATGACACGACAACCCTGAAATATCTCTATGCCGAGCGCGAGCTATACGATAAAACCCCGACGATTCTTGCCACCGGCGCAAGCACTGACGGTTATCGGCTGGATAATAGTCCAGTATTCAGTTTTCCTGTGGCGGCAGTCGCTGGTGATTCGGCTGTCTGCAGTCCCTGTATCGGTCGTAGTGTGCAATACGGTGAAGTTCATCCGGTGGTGGATCAGGAGCAGTTCTCCCATGAGCTGCAATTGTCGGGCGACCTGTTTGGCGGCCAGCTGAGCTACATTACCGGTCTGTACTACTTTGAAGAGCGGGCGCAGCAGGGGCGCGGTCAGATCGGCCATTTGTTATCCGCACCGCTGGGCAGCATGGCCGAGCAGAACTCCACCGGCAATCGCATCGAAGTGCTGACGCAGGCTCGTTTCGATATTGAAAATACGGCGGCGGCAGTGTTTGCACAGTTGACCTGGCGCCCACCGATTCTGGACGAGCGGCTGAGCCTGACTCTGGGGGCGCGACACTCGGAGGACAACCGCAAGGCTGATGCGCTGCGCAGGCAGATTACCTTCCTTGTTGTGCCGGGCGACCTGGATAATACCGATCGCGACGATGGCGATATTGGCACACAGCTGTCCGATGACTTCTACGATGTCTCCGGCGACAAAGACTTTAAGGACGATTCCTTCGCCTTTATCGCTGAGTACGAGGCCGCCGATGATATCAATCTGTATTTCAAGGTCAGTGAGGCGTACAAAAGCGGCGGCTTTAATACCCGCGAGCAGGTAACCCCCGAGGGCGCGCAGCGCTTTGCCAATGGCTTTGACGAAGAGAAAGTGACGGCCTACGAGCTGGGTATCAAGTCGCGCTTCTTCGACAACCGCCTGCAAATCAATGCCGACGTCTTCCAGCAGGACTTTGTCGACCAGCAACTCAACTTCAGCGTGCCCAATACCACCAGTGACACCACTGTGGCCAATGCCGGGGAATCGACCCTGAAAGGCTTCGAGATGGATGCCACCTGGTTGGCGTCTGAGCAACTGTTGCTGATCCTGAATTACGCCTACCTGTCAGCCAGCATTGAGCCCAGCCGCAACCCCTTGTCGGGGGAGCTTGATGACGGCTTTGTGTTTGATTCTGCACCGCGTCACGCCTATACCGCTGCGGCCGAGTGGACGCTGTGGCGCAGTCTGCAATGGGGAGAGGTGGTCGCGAATGCCACTTACGCCTTCACTGATGAGCGCAATGGCGGCGGTGTACGGGAATTTGCGACCTTTGACGCCGACCGCATGGATGACTTTGCAGTGTTGAATGCGCGACTGGGTTGGTACGACATTCCACTGATGGGCGGGGTGCTTGATCTGGCGTTATGGAGCAAGAACCTGCTGGACGAGGAGTACAGCATCAGCAATGTGCACAACCTGCCGCAGGCCGGGCGCTCAGTCATGTTTGGAGAGCCGCGCAGCTACGGTGCGGATCTGATTTATCGCTGGGATTCCTGA
- a CDS encoding sterol desaturase family protein: protein MISELNNTLQGILGPHIDWKQVILFAATPMFLLAFAAELWLRKRRGPSHRMWKQFEWPEILVNLGLGGSYQILETLIHLLVTGALITAIYQFRFFDIPVNGWTIVPLFIAMEFCYYWFHRASHRMRWFWSAHVVHHSSETMNMTTAMRQSLLYSLTGWWLFFMPMVLLGVHPAVVFSLYAFNLCYQYFVHTEAVGKLHPWVEFWFNTPSAHRVHHGRNPEYIDRNYGGVLIIFDRLFGTYTEEQDDNPVDYGIVDQIHSRNIITLNFHEFLAMWRDAFAAKNPWEGLKVLLLPPKWEQQRGE from the coding sequence GTGATCAGTGAATTGAACAACACCTTGCAGGGCATACTCGGCCCGCACATCGACTGGAAGCAGGTCATTCTGTTTGCCGCCACGCCAATGTTTCTGCTGGCCTTCGCCGCCGAGCTTTGGCTGCGCAAGCGCCGTGGACCGTCGCACCGTATGTGGAAGCAGTTTGAGTGGCCGGAGATTCTGGTCAACCTCGGCTTGGGCGGCAGCTACCAGATACTGGAAACCCTGATCCACCTGCTGGTGACCGGCGCACTCATTACCGCTATTTACCAGTTCCGCTTCTTCGATATTCCGGTCAACGGCTGGACGATCGTGCCCTTATTCATCGCCATGGAGTTTTGTTACTACTGGTTTCATCGCGCCAGCCACCGTATGCGCTGGTTCTGGAGTGCCCATGTGGTGCATCACTCCAGCGAAACCATGAATATGACCACCGCCATGCGCCAAAGCTTGCTGTATTCGCTTACCGGCTGGTGGCTGTTCTTTATGCCGATGGTATTGCTGGGCGTGCACCCGGCGGTAGTGTTCAGTCTTTATGCCTTTAATCTGTGCTACCAGTATTTTGTGCACACCGAAGCCGTGGGCAAGCTGCACCCCTGGGTGGAATTCTGGTTTAACACCCCCAGTGCGCACCGCGTGCATCACGGTCGCAACCCCGAATACATCGACCGCAACTACGGCGGCGTGCTGATTATTTTTGACCGCCTGTTCGGCACCTACACCGAAGAACAGGACGACAACCCGGTGGATTACGGCATTGTCGATCAAATCCACTCCCGCAATATCATTACCTTGAACTTTCACGAGTTTCTGGCCATGTGGCGAGATGCCTTTGCGGCGAAAAATCCTTGGGAAGGGCTGAAAGTGTTGCTGTTGCCGCCTAAGTGGGAGCAACAGCGGGGCGAGTGA